One genomic segment of Sediminispirochaeta bajacaliforniensis DSM 16054 includes these proteins:
- the fliJ gene encoding flagellar export protein FliJ, with translation MKRFQFALESILELRQWEERQKEINLGKIIGECVTVRRQIEERTMQERQSFLDRREGFDLEELLEIEHFGRRMRCERQELSIRLEDLEAKRAEAQHEFLEASRKRKVLEKLKERKAEIHRKQELAVQQRSLDEIGSSLSVRVRQGR, from the coding sequence ATGAAACGGTTTCAATTCGCGCTTGAATCTATCCTGGAGCTTCGCCAATGGGAGGAGCGACAGAAGGAAATCAATCTTGGAAAGATTATTGGAGAATGTGTTACCGTCAGGCGTCAGATCGAAGAGCGTACCATGCAGGAGCGACAAAGTTTTCTCGACAGACGAGAGGGCTTCGATCTTGAGGAGCTTCTGGAGATTGAGCATTTCGGTCGTCGCATGCGATGTGAGCGACAGGAGCTTTCCATCAGACTGGAAGATCTCGAGGCAAAACGGGCTGAGGCTCAACATGAATTCCTTGAGGCTTCCCGTAAACGCAAGGTCCTGGAGAAACTGAAAGAACGGAAGGCCGAAATTCATAGAAAGCAGGAGCTGGCCGTGCAGCAGAGGAGCCTCGACGAGATTGGTTCTTCTTTGTCGGTACGAGTAAGGCAAGGGAGGTAA